In a genomic window of Chrysemys picta bellii isolate R12L10 chromosome 1, ASM1138683v2, whole genome shotgun sequence:
- the METTL21C gene encoding protein-lysine methyltransferase METTL21C isoform X2 encodes MISTQHLPHPNEIQRAMDCPSKEKELNEQQSECQDGSNCPDYCPATAESNSESPRILKILQKWIPTVSPYFDKEHYCYADHQITIQESLDHFGAIVWPGALALSQYLESNQQEINLKDKKILEIGAGTGLVSIVASILGAYVTATDLPEVLENLKLNISRNTQNMNIHQPEVRKLVWGEDLNEDFPKSTHHYDFILASDVVYHHTSLDPLLTTMVYLCQPGTVLLWANKFRFSTDFEFLEKLGNILIVTLLAEFPESNIKLIKATVKEN; translated from the exons ATGATCTCCACACAGCACCTGCCACACCCCAACGAAATTCAAAGAGCAATGGACTGCCCAAGCAAAGAGAAGGAGCTTAATGAACAGCAGTCTGAATGTCAGGATGGGTCTAATTGCCCTGACTATTGTCCAGCAACAGCAGAATCCAATTCAG AATCACCAAGAATTCTTAAAATACTGCAGAAGTGGATTCCTACAGTTTCTCCCTATTTTGACAAGGAGCATTATTGTTATGCAGACCACCAGATCACTATTCAAGAATCATTAGACCACTTCGGAGCTATAGTATGGCCTGGT GCATTGGCTTTATCTCAGTACCTGGAATCAAATCAACAAGAGATCAACCTAAAAGACAAAAAGATACTTGAAATTGGTGCTGGAACAGGACTGGTATCCATTGTGGCTAGTATACTAG GAGCTTATGTTACAGCTACTGATTTGCCTGAAGTACTTGAAAATCTCAAATTGAATATTTCAAGAAATACACAAAACATGAATATTCACCAACCTGAAGTGAGGAAGCTGGTGTGGGGAGAAGACCTCAATGAAGACTTCCCTAAATCAACTCAccattatgattttattttggcAAGTGATGTTGTCTACCACCATACATCTCTGGATCCATTGCTAACAACAATGGTATATTTATGTCAGCCAGGGACAGTATTATTATGGGCAAATAAATTCAGATTCAGCACAGATTTTGAATTTTTAGAGAAACTTGGCAATATATTAATCGTTACACTTCTAGCAGAATTTCCAGAATCAAATATCAAGCTGATTAAAGCCACAGTAAAAgagaattaa